From the genome of Sesamum indicum cultivar Zhongzhi No. 13 unplaced genomic scaffold, S_indicum_v1.0 scaffold00222, whole genome shotgun sequence, one region includes:
- the LOC105179848 gene encoding uncharacterized protein LOC105179848, with translation MTPDEDGGETPCKVDVEYEWLPPKYTDCMTLGHSAKECTLTKSQKQKKPPVKVYVPKVNTPPPTKPEKRQLNQETVVKVEEVTRREECANQTEHEVSSHNERGKAVVDALNLLDDTDETTRGPNICNPTSKTHVRINNATHIQSFLLPHWKWFVDYAFVGNRIWVAWDENEVDVHILEVGNQFMHCRVTNRADSESIIITVVYGASEIADRRSLWSTLDILARQCTDDPWLVGGDFNAVRDMNEVCGASGDIRMAIEEFNASIQVAGLLPLPMQGEWYTWHNCSTSPRSLWKRLDRMLINDRWLARFPSLCYHSLMPRTSDHSPLVIHGDRQHQTRGMFRFDNYLTLSSEFIPSVQNIWNHTVIGVPMFAVTRKLKALKPVFRQQRRKKGDLTLNVHLAKGFLDEAQHLRRVARRIMQINDDNGTTHTDPGEITNEFVRYYQNLLGGNRRQLPKDIRFLRSWTRHILTTEEEAGQLILAFSSEDVKQAVFDIAADKAPGPDGFSSGFFKAAWSVVGQEITMAVLDFFSTGKLLKQVNSTLFALIPKVHTPMTIGNFRPISCGNVLYKIIAKLLVQRLSMVLDKKISPCQRAFIPGRSIGDNIMLAQELFMGYNQARLPHRCALKVDIRKAYDTVEWDFLLAVLQLFDFPLTFTRWIEECVTTTSFSIGLNGNPHGFFTGARGLRQGDPLSPYLFVLVMQVLHLGFLQLIEQDRQFKYHWKCEPAKVFQLGFADDLLLFSRADLESINVLKMGLDRFAEWSGLRLNVQKSHVIISRSVQGWKNQILEAMGFQEGQLPMRYLGLPLLSSRLSISDCQPLLLKIDARINGWEGLSLSYAGRIQIIKSVLSALSLYWASAFIVNHLKIDARINGWEGLSLSYAGRIQIKSSVLSALSLYWASAFILPKAVIKQIEKRLRTFLWKGNSTSGYAKIVQGTQNHDESIKDFQREIHPSINLWIGNLSPNVTDAELKFVFAAH, from the exons atgacgcCGGATGAAGATGGAGGGGAAACCCCATGCAAGGTAGATgtcgagtatgaatggcttccccCAAAATACACAGACTGTATGACACTGGGACATTCGGCGAAGGAGTGTACGTTGACTAAATctcagaaacagaaaaaaccCCCGGTAAAGGTGTATGTGCCAAAAGTCAACACTCCCCCTCCAACAAAACCCGAAAAAAGACAATTGAATCAAGAGACTGTAGTCAAGGTGGAAGAAGTTACGAGAAGAGAGGAATGTGCAAATCAGACTGAACATGAAGTCTCCTCACACAATGAGAGGGGTAAGGCAGTGGTTGATGCTTTGAATTTACTTGACGATACAGATGAGACtactaggggtcctaacataTGCAACCCCACTAGCA AAACTCACGTTCGTATTAACAATGCCACGCATATTCAATCctttttgcttcctcattggaaatggtttgttgattatgcatTTGTGGGTAATCGTATATGGGTTGCGTGGGACGAGAATGAAGTTGATGTTCATATCCTTGAAGTGGGGAATCAATTTATGCACTGTCGTGTCACTAACAGGGCTGATAGTGAATCTATCATTatcactgttgtttatggAGCCTCTGAGATTGCAGACCGTCGGAGCTTATGGAGTACATTGGATATACTGGCTCGACAGTGCACGGATGATCCGTGGCTGGTGGGAGGCGATTTCAATGCAGTCCGAGATatgaatgaggtgtgtggagCTTCGGGTGATATTCGGATGGCCATAGAAGAATTCAATGCTAGTATTCAGGTGGCCGGGTTATTGCCATTGCCTatgcagggagaatggtatacttggcataattgcagtacaAGCCCACGGAGTCTGTGGAAGAGATTGGATCGGATGCTCATTAACGATAGGTGGCTTGCGAGATTTCCTTCATTGTGCTATCACAGCCTTATGCCGCGGACTTCTGACCATTCGCCACTAGTAATCCATGGGGACAGGCAGCATCAAACCAGAGGTATGTTTCGTTTTGACAACTACCTAACTCTCTCATCTGAATTTATCCCCAGCGTGCAGAATATTTGGAATCATACAGTCATTGGGGTTcctatgtttgcggtaacaCGTAAACTTAAAGCCTTGAAACCAGTCTTCAGACAAcaaaggaggaaaaagggaGATTTGACACTTAATGTTCACCTAGCCAAAGGATTTCTTGACGAGGCACAACACTTG AGAAGGGTGGCGAGGAGGATAATGCAGATTAATGATGATAATGGGACCACCCACACGGATCCAGGAGAGATTACCAATGAATTTGTCCGTTACTACCAAAACCTCTTAGGTGGTAACAGACGACAACTACCGAAGGATATTCGCTTTCTTAGATCGTGGACACGACATATACTTACTACTGAGGAGGAGGCAGGCCAATTAATATTGGCGTTCAGCTCGGAAGATGTAAAGCAGGcagtatttgacattgcagcggacaaggcaccgggacctgatgggTTCTCctcaggattctttaaagcagcatGGTCAGTTGTGGGACAGGAAATTACAATGGCTGTACTGGACTTCTTTAGTACCGGGAAACTGCTTAAGCAAGTTAACTCTACACTTTTCGCTctaatcccaaaggtacatactCCTATGACAATTGGTAACTTTAGACCTATATCGTGCGGTAAtgtattatacaaaattattgcgaaGTTACTTGTCCAACGTTTGAGTATGGTTCTGGACAAGAAAATTAGCCCCTGTCAGAGAGCATTCATTCCAGGAcgtagcattggggacaatataATGTTGGCACAGGAATTGTTCATGGGCTATAACCAGGCGAGACTCCCCCATCGTTGTGCACTAAAAGTTGATATAaggaaggcctatgacacggtggagtgggatttcctactAGCGGTCTTGCAGCTATTTGATTTCCCACTTACATTTACAAGATGGATTGAGGAATGTGTAACAACGACttcattctcgattgggctcaatggaaaccctcatgggttctttacAGGAGCTCGAGGTttaagacagggagaccctcttTCTCCCTATCTCTTTGTTCTTGTAATGCAAGTCCTACATTTGGGATTTTTACAACTCATTGAGCAGGATAGGCAATTCAAAtatcattggaaatgtgagccggccAAAGTATTCCAATTGGGATTCGCAGATGACCTCCTGCTCTTTAGTAGAGCTGACTTGGAATCAATCAATGTCCTCAAGATGGGATTGGACAGGTTTGCAGAATGGTCCGGGCTTCGATTGAATGTTCAAAAGAGCCACGTCATTATCTCCCGCTCAGTGCAAGGATGGAAGAATCAGATATTAGAAGCTATGGGCTTCCAGGAGggccaactaccaatgaggtacttgggtctcccTTTACTCTCTTCTAGATTATCCATATCAGACTGTCAAccacttttattgaaaattgatgcacgcATTAATGGGTGGGAGGGACTTTCATTATCTTATGCTGGACgcatacaaatcattaaatctgttTTATCAGCACTGAGCTTGTACTGGGCATCTGCATTTATTGTCAACCacttgaaaattgatgcacgcATTAATGGGTGGGAGGGACTTTCATTATCTTATGCTGGACGCatacaaatcaaatcatcTGTTTTATCAGCACTGAGCTTGTACTGGGCATCTGCATTTATATTACCAAAGGCTGTTAtcaaacaaattgagaaacgccTTAGAACATTTCTGTGGAAAGGCAATTCTACATCAGGCTATGCCAagatag TGCAAGGTACACAGAACCACGATGAGTCCATCAAAGATTTCCAGCGggagattcatccatccaTCAACTTGTGGATCGGCAATTTGTCACCAAACGTGACAGATGCTGAGTTAAAATTTGTGTTTGCCGCTCACTGA